A region from the Pelecanus crispus isolate bPelCri1 chromosome 11, bPelCri1.pri, whole genome shotgun sequence genome encodes:
- the SNN gene encoding stannin, with protein sequence MSIMDHSPTTGVVTVIVILIAIAALGALILGCWCYLRLQRISQSEDEESIVGEGETKEPFLLVQYSAKGPCVERKAKLTPNGTEVHS encoded by the coding sequence ATGTCTATTATGGATCACAGCCCCACCACTGGCGTGGTGACTGTTATTGTTATTTTGATTGCTATTGCAGCTCTTGGTGCCTTGATACTGGGCTGCTGGTGTTACCTGCGTCTGCAGAGGATCAGCCAGTCTGAAGATGAGGAAAGCATTGTGGGTGAAGGAGAAACCAAAGAGCCCTTTCTTCTGGTGCAGTACTCTGCTAAAGGACCTTGTGTAGAGAGGAAAGCGAAGCTAACTCCAAATGGCACAGAAGTACATAGCTAA